CCCTGTGGCGGAATGACCATATATATGATCTAATTATTGTTTTAAACCACAATCAAACCCCCAGAAAACAAGGGTTAGGCAGTGCTATTTTTATGCATATGGCAAGACCAGGCTACACACCCACAGAAGGCTGCATAGCTCTTTCACAAAAACACTTAGAATGCGTTTTAAAATCTATGTCAGTAGCTACAAAAATAACAATTTAAATTGTTATTTTTCGAGAATACTAAGCTCTGTTTGAAACGCTGTCGCACTTCCCACACCACCAAGGTTAGGTGAAATTTTCACAACATGCTCATATACAGATTGCAAGTCTTCAGGACTTGCATTCCCAGCTACTGAGACAACAAACTTAATATCTTTAAAGTGAGAACTCTCAACCCCAGAAATATCAAACAACCCGCGCATATCCGTAGTACCACTCATATGAATTTTGATCGAATTCAATGAGATAGAGCGAAGAGCACAAACAGCAGAAAAATTCGCAATAAAACAACCAGAAAGAGCCGCGAGTAAATGTTCTTGTGGACTAGCAAATGAATTGCCACCACAAAGTTCGTGAGGTTGATCCATTTCAATAGAAAAACTTCTCGAAATATCATCCCCTCCAATTTGAGAGTTTGAAATTTCAGAAACGCTTCCCGTTTGACCAGTCCATTCGCTATCAACCCGCCAATGGCCTTCAGCCAATTCAGGAGCCAATTTAACTTCATCACGGATCATATTCGCAAATTGCAAACAAATGCCGTTTACAACTTGTTCATCATTCAAAGAAGGTGAAATATCCATCTAAAATGCCTTATGATTTATGCCTAAAAACATATTTGTAAATTATGTGATAAAGAATAGCAGACGGATAATTAACAAATCATCAATTATTACGTGTAGAAGGAATACCCTACACTTAAGTACAAAAGAAAAAAGAGCCCAGTTAACAACTGAGCCCTTAAAAAACGAATAAAAACAATAAGATAAACTATCTAACCCGGCGTGGATTCATATATAAATCACTCTCAAGAGATTCAAGTTTAACGTCTTTCAATTTCCCAGAAGCCATATCTTTCACCAAATCCTGGACATGATGTTGCGCTTCATCATTAAATCGAAGCATTGTACAGAACAACTGCAAAACATACTTCATCTCAGCATCACAATGCTCAGCCTTGACCCAACATTTCCATTTCCCACCGAGATTAAGAATGCGACCATTTAACTTGCCAACTTTTTCCCCACGTCCATCATAGAGTACATAATCATCGCCAATATTAATCCAGCAACGACGCAAGTAATAAAACTTCGGCACACCCTCACGAAGGATAAAAAAAGAATAACGCTCAGGCTGAAAAAACCATTTATAAGAAGACCGCTCCATCTGCACAAGCTGCTCATGCTTGGAAATATTCATGCTATAAGCCGTAACAGGAAAGCCCTTTGCACCGTGGGTTAATTGCATCGAGCGCCCTAATAACAAATCCATAGTGCCGCGCCAATTCACCTCATCAGTGAAAAGCTTAATCACCATACGGCGCTTCATACCTGTTTCTTTTTTCCAAGCCCCTTTTCGGTAAGCAACCAAACCAACACGCTTACCATCTTCTTTCACCTCACCAAGAATATCCATGTCCTTGGTAAATTGACGTGATTTTGCCCGGTAACGGTCCTGCTGATAAATACCAATTTCCGTCATATTCAAATCCGTCAGCCACAAACTAACATCAAATTTAACACGTTTTTCTACTGGTGCGGTGTTTGCGTCAGATGCAACTTTGGTCTTGCTGCTCATTACCTGTTCTCCAAATAAGCTTTAAAAGACTTTTTAAGAAAATAAGTCACAAAGCAGCTCCCTACTTTGCACGAATCAATTCAAAGACCAACATTATCATGTTCGCGGCATCATTAGAGCTAGGCCCTAATACTTATCCAAGTTTAAATTGAAGCACGTTTATAGAGAAAAATTCAAAAAGAAGAAGAAAAAGGTGTATGCAAGCCAAGCGATCATTTCGCTCTCTGACCAAAGATCGCTGTTCCCACCCGAACAAAATCAGCGCCAAACTGTATAGCAGTTTCAAAATCAGAACTCATACCCATAGAAACTTCAGACAGACCATTGTCATGCGCTAAATGTTTTAACAATACAAAATATGGAGACGGCTCTTCTTCTACTGGCGGAATACACATTAATCCAGAAATGGTTAGATCAAACTCTTCCCGGCATTGTTTTAAAAAAGCTTCCAAATCTGCTGGTGCAACGCCTGCCTTTTGCGGCTCTTCCCCCACATTAACCTGTACAAAAAGTTTCAGCTCTTTGGCCTGAGCTTTCATTTCTTTGGCAATAGCTGCTGCAATTTTCGGCCTGTCAATTGTTTCAATTACATCAAACAAGGCAACAGCCTCAGCAGCTTTATTCGATTGAAGTGGTCCAATTAAATGCAAAGCGATATCAGGAAACTGAGTTCTAAGATCTGGCCACTTCGAGGCCGCTTCCTGCACACGGTTTTCACCAAAAAAACGGTGTCCTGCTTCTAAAGCTAGCGAAATTTCTTCCACTGAACGTGTTTTGCTAACCGCAATTAGTTTACCCTGCCCTGCACAATTACCAGCTATCTTTAAAGTAGCTTTTATTTTGTTTTTTATTTCACTTAAATTTTCTTGGATCGCCATAAGCTATCAAAAGCCTTTTTCTAATTCAGTGCCAGATAAATTCAAATTCACATAGAGTATGAGAATCACTTGACACAATTACCATTTCACTCTTTTGTTGGCACGAATAATTTATTTTATAAATGCTACTCCGGTTTCTTAGGGCCGGTTTCTGGTGGGAAACCTGAAGGCACAACAAAAAAAGGATTTACCTCACATGCAATATGTCGCCATTTGTATCGACAAAGAGAATTCAGAAAACCTTCGCCTTGAAAATCGCGGCGATCATATCGCCCACTTAAAAAAGGTGAAAGACAACATGCTCCTTGCTGGCCCTTTCCTAACGGACGCTGGCAGAATGTGCGGCTCACTTCTTGTCTTTAATGGCATGAAGCTAGAAGAAATTGAAACCTGGCTAGAAGAAGACCCCTACGCAAAAGCAGGCCTCTTCGCATCTGTAGAAGTCAAACCCTTCAAACAAGTTATATAAAATTTACGCCAATACTATTGGCAAAAAATCAAAACCTCTTCACGATGAAGGAGTGACACCACTTCAGCATCAGGACATGACGCCTTTGGCGTCCGGTGCACAAGATCAGCCCGAACGGAGCGTAGCGAGTACGGATAAGCTGATCGCAAAAAAAAGCACCGCCCAACGGAGGGCCAGCAGCGAAGCTGCGGAATAGCCCGTGAGTATAATTAAGACACCCGTTTGGTTTCAAACGGCCGCAAAGATAAAAGTTCCGCCATATCTGCGCGGATCTTTTTTTCACTAAAAGCCGCTAAAGATTTACGATCACCAATTTCAGCCAATGTCACAGGTTCACCAATGCGTACATGAACATCAAGAGGCCCAGCTTTTAAAAGGGTCCAAACATGCCCCCCCATTTCCATATCGCCGTACCAGGCAACCAAAGGACGAGTACGTCGCCCCAAAGGAACACCCCCCAAAAATGTATAGGCAAGCGCGATTGTTTGCACATTGGTTTCTTGGTCTGCCAAACTCGCGGCTGCAAAAAGAGAACTTTTAAAATTCAACACCCTGTTTCCATCACTGCTCGTACCTTCAGGAAAAAGAACAATATGATCACCCTCAGCTATGCGAGAAGCAATCTCTTTAGCTGAATTTAAGCTCTCAGTTTTCTTCTCACGATCCACAAAAATCGTCCGTTGTAAATTCGCTAAAACTTTCACACCTGGCCAGGTTCCAACTTCTCGTTTCGCAACAAAAGAAAGCGGCGTCAGAGCTGTAAAAACAACAATGTCCATCCAGGAAATGTGGTTCGCAACTAACAATACAGGTTTGTCGTCAA
This Hyphomicrobiales bacterium 4NK60-0047b DNA region includes the following protein-coding sequences:
- a CDS encoding YciI-like protein, whose protein sequence is MQYVAICIDKENSENLRLENRGDHIAHLKKVKDNMLLAGPFLTDAGRMCGSLLVFNGMKLEEIETWLEEDPYAKAGLFASVEVKPFKQVI
- a CDS encoding 1-acyl-sn-glycerol-3-phosphate acyltransferase, with amino-acid sequence MSSLRAVWVLFWFFLITLILIPFQWLFVKLKMPLARLLPHYYHKLISRIMGLRIHVDGDIVDDKPVLLVANHISWMDIVVFTALTPLSFVAKREVGTWPGVKVLANLQRTIFVDREKKTESLNSAKEIASRIAEGDHIVLFPEGTSSDGNRVLNFKSSLFAAASLADQETNVQTIALAYTFLGGVPLGRRTRPLVAWYGDMEMGGHVWTLLKAGPLDVHVRIGEPVTLAEIGDRKSLAAFSEKKIRADMAELLSLRPFETKRVS
- a CDS encoding YggS family pyridoxal phosphate-dependent enzyme; its protein translation is MAIQENLSEIKNKIKATLKIAGNCAGQGKLIAVSKTRSVEEISLALEAGHRFFGENRVQEAASKWPDLRTQFPDIALHLIGPLQSNKAAEAVALFDVIETIDRPKIAAAIAKEMKAQAKELKLFVQVNVGEEPQKAGVAPADLEAFLKQCREEFDLTISGLMCIPPVEEEPSPYFVLLKHLAHDNGLSEVSMGMSSDFETAIQFGADFVRVGTAIFGQRAK